The proteins below come from a single Desulfovibrio sp. genomic window:
- a CDS encoding TAXI family TRAP transporter solute-binding subunit gives MKKGLISLLVTVVMLAAGLAQMAQAAELKTFTITSGPLGGDFYALGGVIGEAARSVMPGATVSVNTGGSVENLLKIDAGKADLGTSMIKLYEESLKAEGVFASRKPVQNVKIMMYVAPMPMSYFLVREDSPYTSIADIARTKPKIRLLTSKKGSSPAVASENMLKQYGFSFEDIKEWGGSVSYVSYAEASSLIQDGHADAYVGPIVSSINELITTVKMKMLPIDQAVLDKLSSDGYMTFTIKAGQYYFITKDTPHMAETVVLPVGANLPDDAVYALTKVLCEKPEMIRNVHQTYSVFDPSKSADHIAVQYIHPGALRYYKEKGWVK, from the coding sequence ATGAAAAAGGGTTTGATTTCGCTGTTGGTTACCGTGGTTATGCTGGCGGCTGGGCTGGCCCAGATGGCCCAGGCGGCGGAGCTGAAAACGTTTACCATTACCTCTGGCCCGCTTGGCGGCGATTTTTACGCCCTTGGCGGCGTTATCGGCGAGGCTGCCCGTTCGGTCATGCCTGGCGCTACCGTGAGCGTCAATACTGGCGGCTCGGTGGAAAACCTGCTGAAGATTGATGCGGGCAAGGCTGACCTTGGTACAAGCATGATCAAGCTGTACGAAGAAAGCCTCAAGGCCGAAGGCGTGTTCGCCAGCCGCAAGCCTGTGCAGAATGTAAAAATCATGATGTATGTGGCGCCCATGCCCATGAGCTACTTTCTTGTGCGTGAGGATTCCCCCTACACCTCCATTGCGGATATTGCCCGCACCAAGCCTAAAATCCGTCTGCTGACCTCCAAAAAAGGCTCTTCGCCCGCTGTGGCCTCTGAGAACATGCTCAAGCAGTACGGTTTCTCGTTTGAAGACATCAAGGAATGGGGCGGCTCTGTGAGTTACGTTTCCTATGCGGAAGCCTCCTCCCTTATTCAGGACGGTCACGCGGACGCCTATGTGGGCCCCATTGTTTCGTCCATCAACGAGCTGATCACCACCGTCAAAATGAAGATGCTGCCCATTGATCAGGCGGTTCTCGACAAGCTGAGCAGCGATGGCTACATGACCTTCACCATCAAGGCCGGGCAGTATTACTTTATCACAAAGGATACGCCGCACATGGCCGAAACCGTGGTTTTGCCCGTGGGCGCCAACCTGCCGGACGATGCCGTGTACGCCCTGACCAAGGTGCTTTGTGAAAAGCCCGAGATGATCCGCAATGTGCACCAGACCTATTCGGTCTTTGACCCCAGCAAAAGCGCTGATCATATTGCCGTGCAATACATTCACCCCGGTGCCCTGCGTTATTACAAGGAAAAGGGCTGGGTGAAATAA
- a CDS encoding TRAP transporter permease — MASSEQKDATGASTKVNLARSAVEKELAGEASNDFGEVAGQQGFARLVQYLIFFGCLLFAGYHCVTTIFGMPVAYVHRPIHVMFAASLAFLVYPSSKKRGPAPLDLVLALVALAAFALPAIQADQIAERLVMVDDLTLGQTISGITALVLVLVLIQRVVGMSLLVVCLLFLAYALWGNHIPGMLAHKGFSWNEVVDYLGFGLEGLYSSAIGVSATYIAAFIVFGTFLERCGAGDVLMDLGRALTGHYRGGPAKIAVITSAFFGTISGSAAANVYATGAFTIPMMKKAGYKPVFAGAVEAAASTGGQIMPPVMGAAAFLMADTLGIPYLEVCKAAVIPAFLYFFSILMMVDFEAAKLGLLGVPKEELPRMKDVVKRLYLLLPIVVLLVIMMIGYTPFRAAMAAAASAVLVSWGDKKFAIGPRRFVEILSTAGRRMILIAVACLGAGIVIGVVSLTGVGLNLASVVISISGGSTIVALILIMLASLLMGMGTPTTVAYVLVATLGVPALRELGFSVLSSHFFVFYFGVISMVTPPVAVAAYAGAEVAGASMMRTGLIASRLCSVAFIVPFFFMYDPALLMQGEWPNILQVFVTATIGTVALAGGMERWFFRPIPLPVALLLIVGACLLIIPGTITDMIGLGIVFVTGAYCKMSSKAVQARAVA, encoded by the coding sequence ATGGCTTCTTCCGAGCAAAAGGACGCCACAGGCGCGTCAACAAAGGTCAATCTGGCCCGCAGCGCTGTGGAAAAAGAACTTGCTGGCGAAGCAAGCAATGACTTTGGCGAAGTTGCGGGTCAGCAGGGTTTTGCCAGGCTTGTGCAATACCTCATCTTCTTTGGCTGCCTGCTGTTTGCGGGCTACCATTGCGTCACCACCATTTTTGGAATGCCGGTGGCCTATGTGCATCGGCCCATCCACGTCATGTTTGCCGCATCGCTGGCCTTTCTGGTGTACCCATCCAGCAAGAAGCGCGGCCCTGCGCCCCTGGATCTTGTGCTGGCGCTGGTGGCTCTGGCGGCTTTTGCGCTGCCAGCCATTCAGGCTGACCAGATTGCGGAACGTCTGGTCATGGTTGACGACCTGACCCTTGGGCAAACCATCAGCGGCATTACTGCCCTGGTGCTGGTTCTGGTGCTTATTCAGCGCGTTGTGGGCATGTCGTTGCTGGTGGTCTGCCTGTTGTTTCTGGCCTATGCGTTGTGGGGGAACCATATCCCCGGCATGCTCGCGCACAAGGGGTTTTCGTGGAACGAAGTGGTGGATTATCTGGGGTTCGGGCTTGAGGGCCTGTATTCTTCTGCCATCGGTGTTTCAGCCACCTATATTGCCGCCTTCATTGTTTTTGGCACCTTTCTTGAGCGCTGCGGCGCGGGCGACGTGCTCATGGATCTTGGCCGCGCGCTGACAGGCCATTATCGCGGCGGTCCTGCAAAAATTGCTGTTATTACCAGCGCCTTTTTCGGCACCATTTCCGGCTCTGCAGCCGCCAATGTTTACGCAACGGGCGCGTTTACCATCCCCATGATGAAAAAGGCCGGGTACAAACCTGTGTTTGCCGGCGCTGTGGAGGCCGCAGCCTCCACAGGCGGGCAGATCATGCCCCCGGTCATGGGCGCAGCCGCATTCCTGATGGCGGACACGCTGGGCATACCCTACCTTGAGGTGTGCAAGGCGGCGGTGATCCCGGCCTTTCTGTACTTTTTCTCCATCCTCATGATGGTGGATTTTGAGGCCGCCAAGCTGGGCCTTTTGGGGGTTCCCAAGGAGGAACTGCCCCGCATGAAGGATGTTGTCAAAAGACTCTATCTTCTGCTGCCCATTGTGGTGCTGCTTGTGATCATGATGATCGGCTACACGCCCTTCAGGGCGGCGATGGCTGCCGCTGCGTCTGCCGTGCTGGTTTCGTGGGGCGATAAAAAGTTTGCCATCGGTCCGCGACGCTTTGTTGAGATACTTTCCACCGCCGGGCGGCGCATGATCCTGATCGCGGTTGCCTGCCTTGGCGCGGGTATCGTTATCGGCGTTGTGTCGCTCACTGGCGTGGGGCTTAACCTCGCCTCGGTGGTCATTTCCATATCCGGCGGCAGCACCATAGTCGCGCTGATTCTGATCATGCTTGCCTCGCTCCTCATGGGCATGGGCACGCCCACCACCGTGGCCTATGTGCTTGTGGCAACCCTGGGGGTTCCCGCCTTGCGCGAGCTTGGCTTCAGCGTGCTTTCTTCGCATTTCTTCGTATTTTATTTCGGGGTGATCTCCATGGTCACGCCGCCAGTGGCTGTTGCCGCTTATGCAGGCGCGGAAGTGGCGGGCGCCTCCATGATGCGCACGGGTCTGATCGCCTCGCGCCTGTGCAGCGTGGCCTTTATCGTGCCGTTTTTCTTCATGTATGACCCGGCTCTGCTCATGCAGGGCGAGTGGCCGAACATCCTCCAGGTTTTTGTTACCGCCACCATTGGCACCGTTGCCCTGGCTGGCGGCATGGAACGCTGGTTTTTCCGCCCCATACCGTTGCCGGTGGCCCTGCTGTTGATTGTGGGCGCGTGTCTGCTAATTATCCCCGGCACCATTACAGACATGATTGGCCTTGGCATTGTGTTTGTTACCGGCGCGTATTGTAAAATGAGCAGCAAGGCCGTGCAGGCCCGTGCTGTTGCCTGA
- a CDS encoding dihydrodipicolinate synthase family protein, whose product MGKLIYPEGSWVAIVTPFTENNTIDLGVMHDLVDFHAANGTSTLLVLGSTGEPTTLTIEEKKTVIKDMASYCKGKIHAFFGVTHGDTEKTIDLARYAQEQDADGIVVVVPPYLCPDQASVLEYLIDVCLSVDISVGLYNNPARVVANVNAETVITLFNSVPNLVADKEAMPNVGQIATIQEGTHGELPILCCDSPAYALTLPVLAFGGAGTANVTGNIHPRAMAEMSRPWKNFEDVQRTRRIYNELLPIMEACYAATNPVAVKTFVRLLGFPVGHCKRPMRDVSPEIQGGMKWLIEEFELKKIYNLK is encoded by the coding sequence ATGGGAAAGTTGATTTATCCTGAAGGTTCCTGGGTAGCGATTGTTACCCCCTTTACCGAAAATAACACCATTGACCTTGGTGTAATGCATGATCTTGTGGATTTTCACGCCGCCAACGGCACCAGCACCTTGCTTGTGCTGGGTTCCACCGGCGAACCCACAACCCTGACCATTGAAGAAAAAAAGACCGTCATCAAGGATATGGCCAGCTACTGCAAGGGCAAGATCCATGCGTTTTTTGGCGTGACCCACGGCGACACCGAAAAAACCATCGATCTTGCGCGCTACGCGCAGGAGCAGGACGCGGACGGCATCGTTGTTGTGGTGCCGCCCTATCTGTGCCCGGATCAGGCATCCGTGCTGGAATACCTCATTGATGTCTGCCTTTCTGTTGATATCAGCGTGGGCCTGTACAACAACCCCGCCAGAGTCGTGGCCAACGTCAATGCGGAAACAGTCATCACGCTGTTCAATTCCGTACCTAACCTGGTGGCCGACAAGGAAGCCATGCCCAACGTGGGCCAGATTGCCACCATTCAGGAAGGCACTCACGGAGAGCTGCCCATCCTGTGCTGCGATTCGCCCGCCTACGCCCTGACCCTGCCCGTGCTGGCCTTTGGCGGCGCGGGAACCGCCAACGTGACAGGCAATATTCACCCCCGCGCCATGGCTGAAATGTCCCGCCCCTGGAAGAACTTTGAAGACGTGCAGCGTACCCGCAGGATTTACAACGAGCTGCTGCCCATCATGGAGGCCTGCTACGCTGCCACCAACCCTGTGGCGGTGAAGACCTTTGTGCGCCTGCTTGGCTTTCCTGTCGGTCACTGCAAGCGCCCCATGCGCGATGTCAGCCCCGAGATTCAGGGAGGCATGAAGTGGCTGATTGAAGAATTTGAGCTCAAAAAAATCTACAACCTCAAGTGA
- a CDS encoding PPC domain-containing DNA-binding protein, with the protein MQVTELTQPKWYKLRLGPGSDLFQGLRDFFEQQKLERAFILSSIGSLEKIICNYPVTCTTMPPPVKSKTIEKFLEVNGITGEMWRENNQVRVHLHGSVTHEGETLFGGGMADGAKVLVQVEMVVMGLLEQ; encoded by the coding sequence ATGCAAGTAACAGAACTGACCCAGCCTAAATGGTACAAATTGCGCCTTGGCCCAGGCTCTGACCTGTTTCAGGGACTGCGGGATTTTTTTGAGCAACAGAAGCTTGAACGGGCCTTTATTCTTTCAAGCATTGGCTCCCTTGAAAAAATTATCTGCAACTACCCGGTAACCTGCACAACCATGCCGCCGCCGGTGAAATCCAAAACCATTGAAAAGTTTTTGGAAGTCAACGGCATCACGGGCGAAATGTGGCGCGAGAACAACCAGGTGCGCGTTCATCTGCACGGCTCTGTAACCCACGAGGGCGAAACGCTTTTTGGGGGCGGCATGGCTGATGGCGCCAAGGTGCTGGTTCAGGTTGAGATGGTAGTCATGGGACTGCTGGAACAATAA
- the trxB gene encoding thioredoxin-disulfide reductase: MQEHELVVIGAGPAGASAGIYARRAGLNVLLLESGNGGSQICNTLEVENWPGLPNVSGPELDKSFREHAGHLGCAFARGDVLGLEGQGDRQIIRTTKGDYAAQAVIIASGATHRRLGCPGEDTLTGAGVSYCAVCDAPFYEGEAVAVVGGGNTAVEEALYLTRFASKVYIIHRRDAFRADSVLTGRALANDRIIPVWNSAVASVNGSDMVEGMTLRNTASGESSELEVAGVFVCVGIEPNAAFLDERFLRADGGWLATDAHLRTSVPGVFAAGDVRDTPLRQIVTAAADGALAAISAYHWLQSR, encoded by the coding sequence ATGCAGGAGCATGAACTTGTCGTTATCGGTGCTGGACCTGCCGGAGCCAGCGCAGGCATCTACGCCCGCAGGGCGGGCCTCAACGTGCTGCTGCTGGAAAGTGGTAATGGCGGCAGCCAGATATGCAATACGCTTGAAGTGGAAAACTGGCCTGGTCTGCCCAATGTGAGCGGGCCGGAACTGGACAAATCCTTTCGCGAGCATGCCGGGCATCTGGGTTGCGCCTTTGCCAGAGGCGACGTGCTCGGGCTGGAAGGGCAGGGCGACCGCCAGATTATCCGCACCACCAAGGGCGACTACGCGGCGCAGGCTGTCATCATCGCCAGCGGCGCTACCCATCGGCGGCTTGGCTGCCCAGGTGAAGATACGCTGACCGGGGCGGGCGTGAGCTACTGCGCTGTTTGCGATGCGCCTTTTTATGAAGGCGAGGCCGTGGCCGTGGTGGGCGGCGGCAATACAGCGGTGGAAGAAGCCCTGTATCTGACCCGCTTTGCCAGCAAGGTATACATTATTCATCGGCGGGATGCCTTCAGGGCGGACAGCGTACTGACAGGCCGCGCCCTTGCCAATGACAGGATTATTCCTGTCTGGAACAGCGCAGTGGCGAGCGTCAACGGCAGCGATATGGTCGAGGGCATGACCCTGCGCAATACTGCCAGCGGTGAAAGCTCTGAGCTCGAAGTGGCGGGCGTGTTTGTGTGCGTTGGCATTGAACCCAATGCGGCATTTCTTGATGAACGCTTTCTGCGCGCGGATGGAGGCTGGCTGGCTACGGATGCCCACCTGCGCACGTCTGTTCCGGGCGTTTTTGCAGCGGGCGATGTGCGCGACACACCTTTGCGCCAGATTGTCACGGCGGCGGCAGACGGTGCGCTGGCTGCCATTTCCGCCTATCATTGGCTGCAATCCCGGTAG
- a CDS encoding thioredoxin family protein yields the protein MLAIDRDSFEQDVLQSSEPVVVEFWGEQCSVCVAMMPEVEELAKSFEGRVKFCKIPIAGSRRLCIELKIMTVPVFLFYKNGELVDRIANQDLSVENIRAKAESLLK from the coding sequence ATGCTTGCGATAGACAGAGACAGTTTTGAACAGGACGTGCTGCAAAGCAGCGAGCCGGTAGTTGTGGAATTTTGGGGCGAACAGTGCTCCGTTTGCGTGGCCATGATGCCGGAAGTGGAAGAACTGGCGAAAAGTTTTGAAGGCCGGGTCAAGTTCTGCAAGATACCCATTGCCGGAAGCCGCAGGCTCTGCATTGAACTCAAGATCATGACCGTGCCAGTGTTTCTGTTCTACAAAAATGGAGAGCTGGTTGACCGCATCGCCAATCAGGATCTGAGCGTGGAAAACATCCGGGCCAAGGCGGAATCCCTGCTTAAATAG
- a CDS encoding L-serine ammonia-lyase, iron-sulfur-dependent, subunit alpha — MDTHAKYLEVLREELIPAQGCTEPIAIAFAGALAAKVLGTFPDRLTVACSGNMIKNAKSVVVPNSGGQKGIAVAATLGAVGGNPDLQLQVLTPVTPADAERARQLAAAGFCTVELLKSIVNLHIQVTAMAGDSSAVVEIAEEHTNVVRIEKNGKILEGGEYKPDVQGHEESRAFMSIAGILDFAESCNIEDVRDILDKQILCNSNIAVEGLSHQYSMGVGRSLLDSRGSDVRTRATAVAAAGSDARMGGSDLPVIINSGSGNQGITVSLPVIEYARELGLPDEKLYRALLISNLVAIHNKSGIGRLSAYCGAVSAACGSGAAITWMHGGSYQQIADTIINTLVNVSGIVCDGAKSSCAAKISSAVDAAITAHDLSMQGKVFPAGEGIVKGDVEETIRSVSRLAREGMRETDIEVLHIMID, encoded by the coding sequence ATGGATACACACGCAAAATATCTCGAAGTGCTGCGCGAAGAGCTGATCCCGGCCCAGGGCTGCACCGAACCCATTGCCATTGCCTTTGCCGGAGCGCTGGCGGCAAAGGTTCTTGGAACCTTTCCCGATCGTCTGACGGTGGCTTGCAGCGGGAACATGATCAAGAACGCCAAGAGCGTTGTGGTGCCCAATTCCGGCGGGCAGAAGGGCATTGCCGTTGCCGCCACGCTCGGCGCAGTGGGGGGGAACCCTGATTTACAGTTGCAGGTGCTCACCCCGGTTACCCCGGCGGATGCCGAGCGCGCCCGGCAGCTTGCTGCTGCGGGATTCTGCACGGTGGAGCTGCTCAAGAGCATTGTTAACCTGCATATTCAGGTAACGGCGATGGCTGGCGACAGCAGCGCCGTGGTGGAGATTGCCGAGGAGCACACCAACGTGGTGCGCATTGAAAAGAATGGCAAGATTCTTGAGGGCGGGGAATACAAGCCTGATGTGCAGGGCCATGAAGAAAGCCGCGCTTTCATGAGCATCGCCGGGATTCTTGATTTTGCGGAAAGCTGCAATATCGAAGATGTGCGCGATATTCTGGACAAGCAGATTCTGTGCAACAGCAATATTGCCGTTGAAGGCCTGAGCCACCAGTATTCCATGGGTGTTGGCCGCTCACTGCTTGATTCGCGCGGCAGCGATGTGCGCACCCGCGCCACGGCGGTGGCGGCGGCTGGCTCCGATGCCCGCATGGGCGGCAGCGATCTGCCGGTTATCATCAATTCCGGCAGCGGCAATCAGGGCATTACGGTTTCTCTGCCGGTCATTGAATACGCCCGCGAACTGGGCCTGCCGGACGAAAAGCTCTACCGGGCGCTGCTCATCAGCAATCTTGTGGCCATACACAACAAGTCGGGCATTGGCAGGCTCTCGGCCTATTGCGGGGCTGTCAGCGCCGCCTGCGGCAGCGGGGCGGCCATCACCTGGATGCACGGCGGCAGCTATCAGCAGATTGCCGACACCATTATCAATACTCTGGTCAATGTGTCGGGCATTGTGTGCGATGGCGCCAAAAGCTCGTGCGCGGCCAAAATTTCATCGGCAGTGGATGCCGCCATCACTGCCCACGATCTCTCCATGCAGGGCAAGGTTTTTCCTGCGGGCGAGGGCATTGTGAAAGGCGATGTGGAAGAAACCATCCGCAGTGTTTCCCGCTTGGCCCGCGAGGGCATGCGCGAAACGGATATTGAAGTGCTGCATATCATGATTGATTAG
- the ettA gene encoding energy-dependent translational throttle protein EttA encodes MSNEPDKIIYSMIRVTKRHGQKEVLKDISLSYFYGAKIGVLGLNGAGKSSLLRILAGVDQAFDGKTVLAPGYTIGYLEQEPLKDETRTVREVVEDGVSDLTAIAREFEEINAKFAEPMEADEMDALIARQAEVQELMDAKNVWDLDSRLEMAMDALRCPPGDMPVAQISGGERRRVALCRLLLESPDILLLDEPTNHLDAESVAWLERFLSTFPGTVIAVTHDRYFLDNVAGWILELDRGRGIPWKGNYSSWLEQKQKRLANEERTEADRQKTLQRELEWVRMSAKGRHAKGKARLNAYEAMLSHESEKRAPDLEIYIPPGQRLGKVVFELEGVSKGMGDRELMENVNAIIPPGAIVGIIGPNGAGKTTLFKMLVGQEKPDTGTLKVGETVQFAYVDQGRESLTPGKTVYEVISDGAEVIKLGGREVNARAYCTRFNFHGADQQKKVDVLSGGERNRVHLACMLKSGANVLLLDEPTNDIDVNTMRALEDALDNFAGCVLVISHDRWFLDRVATHIMAFEGDSSVVFYEGNYTDYEEDRKKRLGKDADTPHRIKYRKLTR; translated from the coding sequence ATGAGTAACGAACCGGACAAGATTATTTATTCCATGATCCGCGTCACCAAGCGTCATGGCCAGAAGGAAGTGCTGAAAGACATTTCTCTTTCGTACTTTTACGGGGCCAAAATCGGCGTACTTGGTCTGAACGGCGCGGGTAAATCCAGCCTGCTGCGCATTCTGGCAGGCGTGGATCAGGCCTTTGATGGCAAAACCGTGCTGGCCCCGGGCTACACCATCGGCTATCTGGAACAGGAGCCGCTCAAGGACGAAACCCGCACCGTGCGCGAAGTTGTGGAAGACGGCGTGAGTGACCTCACCGCCATTGCCCGCGAATTTGAAGAAATCAACGCCAAGTTCGCCGAGCCAATGGAAGCGGACGAGATGGACGCCCTCATTGCCCGTCAGGCCGAAGTGCAGGAACTCATGGACGCCAAGAACGTCTGGGATCTGGATTCGCGCCTTGAAATGGCCATGGACGCCCTGCGTTGCCCCCCCGGGGACATGCCCGTTGCCCAGATTTCGGGCGGCGAGCGCCGCCGCGTGGCCCTCTGCCGTCTGCTGCTGGAATCGCCCGACATTCTGCTGCTTGACGAACCCACCAACCACCTTGACGCCGAGTCAGTGGCCTGGCTGGAACGCTTCCTTTCCACCTTCCCCGGTACAGTCATTGCCGTTACCCATGACCGCTACTTCCTCGACAACGTGGCGGGCTGGATTCTGGAACTGGATCGCGGCCGGGGCATTCCGTGGAAGGGCAACTATTCTTCCTGGCTGGAGCAGAAGCAGAAGCGCCTTGCCAATGAAGAAAGAACCGAAGCCGACCGCCAGAAAACCCTGCAACGCGAACTGGAATGGGTGCGCATGTCGGCCAAGGGCCGTCATGCCAAGGGCAAGGCGCGTCTTAACGCCTACGAGGCCATGCTTTCCCACGAAAGTGAAAAGCGCGCGCCCGATCTGGAAATCTACATTCCGCCGGGACAGCGCCTTGGCAAGGTTGTTTTTGAGCTTGAGGGCGTCAGCAAAGGCATGGGCGACAGGGAACTGATGGAAAACGTCAACGCCATCATCCCCCCCGGTGCCATTGTGGGCATTATTGGCCCCAACGGCGCGGGCAAGACCACCCTGTTCAAGATGCTCGTGGGGCAGGAAAAGCCCGACACCGGCACGCTCAAGGTGGGCGAAACCGTGCAGTTTGCCTATGTGGATCAGGGCCGCGAATCCCTCACGCCCGGCAAGACCGTGTATGAGGTCATCAGCGACGGCGCTGAAGTCATCAAGCTGGGGGGGCGCGAAGTCAACGCGCGCGCCTACTGCACGCGCTTCAACTTCCACGGCGCTGACCAGCAGAAGAAGGTGGACGTGCTTTCGGGCGGTGAACGCAACCGTGTACACCTGGCCTGCATGCTCAAGTCTGGCGCAAACGTGCTGCTGCTTGACGAACCCACCAACGATATTGACGTAAACACCATGCGCGCCCTTGAAGACGCGCTGGACAACTTTGCCGGTTGCGTGCTGGTCATCAGCCATGACCGCTGGTTCCTGGACCGCGTGGCCACGCACATCATGGCCTTTGAAGGCGATTCCAGCGTGGTGTTTTATGAAGGCAACTATACGGACTACGAAGAAGACCGTAAAAAGCGGCTCGGCAAAGATGCCGACACGCCGCACCGCATCAAGTACCGCAAACTGACGCGTTAG
- a CDS encoding DUF4139 domain-containing protein, whose product MSYTVLSPLRFFLSGLGICRKSASGRPALLALTLCFLSGLFSLSALAAPLPNTPAVPKAARLTPSGGLLEVEQPAPVVSTDGASQVRVVLPAGAENFQVSIPGHTIVRWAFLPQTLDQGGNLAKLREERHHALMTLAGKLEAVKAQLALWEGAPVEGSFQDMTQREKRVAEVVPALSYEKAELERRLALLKQELQQLPPSPELGQTVLITLQKQISATTLPVRYSYTLRNCGWRPAYVFDVQPDKGKGDAVSVRFMAEVWQFSGMDWTDTRLTLVSRGQGPREPMPLPHWVIDSQPQPVAQPLAKAAPRMLMTADAAMSEAAPAPAAPVEADTSGMYAAWTPGEKGLPEGRSRLLVLADEWKAPLQWLARPSVGDSRVWLMACHTLPEGQAWPDGQAEFSVDGQSVGMGQFRPKGNEVTLYFGADPRVQVNAAADLRQRGEKGFIGKSRTWTWGWTYTVRNTRDRAVTVRLERPMPMLVDQGVTVTYRDKPQAQQDAKEHLLFWNVDAPAGGKAEVKHELTITSPVEIELNPDAP is encoded by the coding sequence ATGTCGTACACCGTCCTTTCTCCCCTGCGTTTTTTTCTTTCCGGTCTTGGCATTTGCCGCAAATCTGCCAGTGGGCGGCCTGCCTTGCTTGCCCTTACCCTCTGCTTTTTGAGCGGATTGTTTTCTTTGAGCGCTCTGGCCGCACCCTTGCCCAACACGCCAGCAGTGCCGAAGGCCGCGCGCCTCACGCCTTCCGGCGGGTTGCTTGAGGTGGAGCAGCCAGCGCCTGTGGTTTCCACCGATGGCGCAAGTCAGGTGCGCGTGGTGCTGCCCGCCGGGGCCGAGAATTTTCAGGTCTCCATACCGGGCCATACCATCGTGCGCTGGGCGTTTTTGCCCCAGACTCTCGATCAGGGCGGCAATCTTGCCAAACTGCGCGAAGAGCGCCATCACGCGCTGATGACCCTCGCGGGCAAGCTTGAGGCCGTAAAGGCCCAGCTGGCCCTGTGGGAAGGCGCGCCCGTCGAGGGCAGCTTTCAGGATATGACCCAGCGCGAAAAGCGCGTGGCCGAGGTAGTGCCTGCCCTCAGCTACGAAAAGGCCGAGCTGGAGCGCCGTCTGGCCCTGCTGAAGCAGGAGTTGCAGCAGTTGCCGCCAAGCCCCGAGCTTGGGCAGACCGTGCTGATCACCCTGCAAAAGCAGATATCCGCAACAACGCTGCCTGTACGTTACAGTTATACGCTGCGCAATTGCGGCTGGCGGCCTGCCTATGTTTTTGACGTGCAGCCCGACAAGGGCAAGGGCGATGCAGTGAGCGTGCGCTTTATGGCCGAGGTGTGGCAGTTTTCCGGCATGGACTGGACAGACACGCGCCTGACGCTTGTTTCCCGTGGGCAAGGCCCGCGTGAACCCATGCCTTTGCCGCACTGGGTGATTGACTCGCAACCTCAGCCCGTGGCCCAGCCCCTTGCCAAGGCGGCCCCGCGTATGCTGATGACAGCCGATGCCGCCATGTCCGAAGCTGCTCCTGCCCCTGCCGCGCCTGTAGAAGCCGACACCAGCGGTATGTACGCCGCCTGGACGCCCGGAGAAAAGGGCTTGCCTGAAGGCCGTTCGCGTCTGCTGGTGCTGGCGGATGAATGGAAGGCCCCCTTGCAGTGGCTGGCGCGTCCCTCCGTGGGCGACAGCCGCGTGTGGCTCATGGCGTGCCATACCCTGCCCGAGGGACAGGCCTGGCCTGACGGCCAGGCGGAGTTCAGCGTGGACGGGCAGAGCGTGGGTATGGGGCAGTTCCGCCCCAAGGGCAACGAGGTTACGCTCTACTTTGGCGCTGACCCGCGCGTGCAGGTCAATGCCGCCGCCGATCTGCGCCAGCGCGGCGAAAAGGGCTTTATCGGCAAGAGCCGTACCTGGACATGGGGCTGGACGTATACCGTGCGCAACACCCGCGACAGGGCCGTGACCGTGCGCCTTGAGCGGCCCATGCCCATGCTGGTGGATCAGGGCGTTACCGTGACCTACCGCGACAAACCGCAGGCCCAGCAGGATGCCAAGGAACATCTGCTGTTCTGGAATGTGGATGCGCCTGCGGGCGGCAAGGCCGAGGTCAAGCATGAGTTGACCATCACCTCGCCTGTGGAGATTGAGTTGAATCCCGATGCACCCTAG